A region of the Bacillota bacterium genome:
GTTCTGGCGCACGAGCTTCACGATGGCCGCAATGTCCCCCGGATCCGGCGGCACGTTTCGCAGTCTCGGCTCGATCCGCTCCCGGTACTCCCGGTGCTGGAGGAGGTAGATGACCGGCAGGGTCAGCACCCCCTGCGCCAGGTCCGACCCGATGGGCTTGCCCATGACCTGATCGTCGCCGGTCAGGTCCAGAAGGTCGTCGACGACCTGGAAAGCAAGCCCCAGATTGTATCCGAACTGCCCCATGGCCCGGACCTGCGCAGGGCTGGCGCTTGCCAGAAGCGCCCCGCTTTCCGAACACGCCTGGAAGAACCGGGCGGTTTTCTTACCGATGCGCCGCAGGTACTCCTGCTCGGTCAGGTCCAGCTTGCCCTTGGCCTCGTGCTGGGCGATCTCCCCTTCGCACATCTCGTAGATCATGTCGGACATCACTTTGAGAACGCGGGGATGGCCCTGATCCACGATGAGGCTCATGGCCCG
Encoded here:
- a CDS encoding polyprenyl synthetase family protein; translated protein: MAQGQRGQKPPEVAERVQAFLGEALRKVEALLEDVLSSAEGLGATTSLHLLRAGGKRIRPIVTLLAGRVFGTPDGTVIPIAAAAEMIHMATLVHDDVIDASETRRGRPTVNAVWGNYAAVLTGDFMLARAMSLIVDQGHPRVLKVMSDMIYEMCEGEIAQHEAKGKLDLTEQEYLRRIGKKTARFFQACSESGALLASASPAQVRAMGQFGYNLGLAFQVVDDLLDLTGDDQVMGKPIGSDLAQGVLTLPVIYLLQHREYRERIEPRLRNVPPDPGDIAAIVKLVRQN